CCGGGCAGCGCGCCGGCCTGACGAGCGAGGAGCGGGAGCGCCTGAAGGGGCTGGAGCGTGAGGTGCGCGAGCTACGTCGCACCAATGAGATCCTCCGCAAGGCAAGCGCGTTTTTCGCCGCGGCGGAGGCTCCGGACCCGGAGCTCGACCGCCTCACGAAGTGATGTACGCGTTCACCGACGCGCATCGGACCGAGCACGGCGTCGAGCCGATCTGCGCGGTGCTGCAGATCGCGCCGTCCGGCTACTACCGACACCGCGCGCGTGCGGCCGATCCGGCGCGCCGCTCGGCCCGCACGCGGCGCGACGAGGCGCTGCGCGCAGAGATCCGGCGTGTGTGGCGCGACCATCACGAGGTCTACGGCGTGCGCAAGGTCTGGCAGCAGCTCCGCCGCGAGGGCGAGCGGGTGGCGCGCTGCACGGTCGCGCGGCTGATGCGCGCGGAGGGCCTGCGCGGGATCGTACGCGGCGGGCGCGTGCGGACCACGCGGCCGGTCGAGGACCCGGCGGCGGCGCCGCAGGACCTGGTGCAGCGCCAGTTCACAGCCGAGCGCCCGAACCAACTCTGGCTGGCCGATTTCACGTACGCCAGCGGCGTACCCGTGGCGACGTGGCGCGGCTTCGTGTACGTGGCGTTCGTGCTCGACGCGTTCTCGCGCCGCATCGTCGGCTGGCGGGCCCGCACCACGATGCGCACGGACCGCGTGCTCGACGCACTGGCGCAGGCGCTGCACGACCGCGAGACCGACGGGCGGCTCGTCGTACACTCGGATCGCGGATCGCAATACGTCAGCATGCGCTACACCGAGCGCCTGGCCGCCGCGGGCGCCGCGCCGTCGGTCGGCAGCGTCGGCGATGCGTACGACAATGCGCTCGCCGAGAGCGTCATCGGGCTATTCAAGGCGGAGGTGATCCACCGCCGCGGTCCGTGGCGCGGCTTCGACGACGTCGAGTACGCGACGCTCGAGTGGGTCGCGTGGTTCAACCGGCGGCGACTGCTCGAGCCCCTCGGCTACCTTCCGCCGGCCGAGTACGAGGAGCAGTTCTATCGCGACCAGGCGGCTCAACCCGCGCTGGTCGCACGCAACTAACCGAGCCTCCTCGAAACCCGGCGCGGTTCAACCCGCCCCGGACCTCCGGGCCCTGCAGTACTTCCGGATGGCGCTCGACAACATCCTCGACCGCCCCACGACGTTCCAGGCGACCGCGCCGGACGGCGAGGCGTACGGCACGGCCGCGACGGTGCAGCACGCGCTGCGCGAGCTGCGCGAGCTGCGGGGGCAGGCGACCGATCTCCTACACACCGCCTCGCCCGACTTGGCGGCCGCGGACCGCGGCCGAGCGGACCGCTCGAGTTGGCTGCGGGCCTTGGACGCGGGCCAAAACGCGCAGCGGATGCCCGTCGACGAGCTCCAGGCCACGATCGGCCGGCAACCCGCCCCGGCGCAGGAGCAGTTTCGGTTAGGCGCGCTCGCAGCTGACAAGGCCGCGGTCGCCACCACCCCCGACGCGCGCGACGTCGTGCCGAAGATTTGGGGCACGAAGGCCGCCCGGGACCGCTACGCGGCGATTCTCCCCGGGGGGCCCGAGGGGGACGCCTTCCGGGGGCTCCAGGCCGCGATGGACCGGGAGGCGGCGCGGCGCGACCTCGTGCAGTTCGTCACGGGCGGGTCGCAGACCGCGGACAAGGGCGCCGGCGCCGCGGAGGTCGCGGGTACCCTGGACCCGGCCCTCCTCAAGGGTGCGGGCGCGCTCGTGGCCGGCCACCCGCTCGGCGCCGCGCCGATCCTCGCCCGCCTGCTCGCCCACGCACAGACGCTCCGCCTCGGCCAGGACCGGGGCGCGCTCCTCGCCGACGCGCTCACGAGCGACGACCCGCAGGCCGTGCTGGCGCGCCTGCTCGCGCCGCCGGCCGCCGGCCCGGGCGCGGCCCCGTTCCGCCTGACGCTCGGCGGCGTCGCGCGCGCGTTCGGCACCCTCGCCGGCCAGGACGGGATGGGCACCGCACCCGCCCCGACGCTCGGGTCCGCGCCGGTGACGCTCGCCGCCATGCCCGCCATCGCCGCGCCGGCGGGCCGCCGGAGTCCCCCGGCCAGCGCCGCCGCGCGGCGCCGCCCCGCGTCCGCCACGCTCACCGCCGCGACCGCCGGGCCGTCGCCCGCGCTCGCCGCAGTGCTCGGCCTTCACTGAGCACCACGGACCATCGGCGTAACTTGCGAAATCGCAAGCGAGCCGCGAGAGCGCGCGTCCGACGAGACGCGTCCGCCCAACGACTCGCGCGACGAGCCGCCGGACGAGGCAGCGCACGCCCTGCTGTCGGCCGCCATGTTCCAGGGCCGCGGGGCAGTGCTCGACGACATCGCCCGGCACCTGCGCGAAGACCTGATCGCGCGCGCGGGTGCCGCGGAGGCCGCGGACGACCGGACGGTCGCCGTGCCCCTGCTCGCCGTGCGGCTCCTCGTGCAGGTGCTGATGGCGTACGGCCCGCCGGCGCACCTCCTCCTCGCCATGCTCGACGTCGCGGCGGTCGACACGTACCGGCAGCACCGGTCGGCGCGCCGGGCGTACGCCTGGCACGTCGCGCCCGACGTGATGCCGGCGATGCAGGCCGCGATGCGCCTGCAGCCGGCGACGTGGGTCGTCGAGCCGCTGGTGTCCGCGCGGACGCACCTCTTCGGGTCGCCCGTGCGCCTCGACCCGACGCTCGCCCCAGGGGCGATCTACCTCCGGCCGGATGGATGGGGCGACGCGCCCGATGGGGCGGCGTGCACGAAGCGTTAGGCGGTCATGCCCGTGCCGCTCGGGAGTGCGCGTGACCGCGGGCGGGTGTTACTTCTCCAATCCCTCGCGACGGAGCCAGACCCTATGACGAGCCCTGGCGCAGAGCGCCGGCCTTCGCGCGCGCCGACGCGCGCGATCACGCTGCCGAAGCGGTACCTCACCACGCGCGAGGCGTGCTGGTGCTACGGCACGACCGAGGACTACCTCGAGTCCGTGTCGGTCGCCGACCTCCCGCGCAACAAGCGCGGGCACCGGACGGTGCGCTACGATGTCGTCGACCGCGAGCGGTACTTCGCCACGTTCCGCGTCGCGGGCGACGAGGGGTCGACGCGGCGTGAGCTGCCGACCGCCTTGCCCGTCGTGGTGTTCGTCCCGTCTTCGGACGGCTAAGCCTCACGGTACGGTCAGCCGACGGCCGCCGTCGCGGTCACGGCGGCGCCGGCCACGTGAGCACCGGGAGTGGGCTGTACGGCAGCTCCTCGCGCAGTAGGGCCTCCGTCCACGCCCCATTGAGGCGCGCCCACGCCTTGCCCGGGTAGCCCGCCGCCCACGCCGCGAGGGCGGGCGCGAGGGCCCCGCGCGCGACCAGCGCGACGAGGACCGACCGGTCGTCGGGCGGCACCCGCGCGGCGAGGGCGGCGAGATAGGCGAGCAGCGCGCCGGCGGCACGCGGCGGCAGCACGTCCAAGTACGGGCGCGCGGCCGCGGCGACGGCGCGGCGCGGGGACAACCACGGGGACATGGCGGGGCGGGGGCGGCGGGGCGGGCGGCGCGTGGGGCGCCAGCGTCCCGCGGTCCGCACGGGCCGGACGCGCGCGCGCCGGCGGCGTAACCGACGGGCGCGCGACCCGTGACGGCGCGTCTCCCCCTGGGGGCGTGGCCGGGCCCCCACACGACGCGGTACCTGCGGCCCCGCCGCACCGGTGCGCCCAGGGCGCGGGCCGGGCGGGCAACCGGCCCTAGACGTTAGGCAGTCTCCGCGCGCGGCGTGACGGCCCGCCCACCACGTCGTCCCGCGGCCGCGCCGGCGACGGTCGACGCCGCGTTCGCGCCAGCGTACCAATTCGTGCTCGCGCGCGAGGTGGGCTGGGCCCACACCCGCACGACCCGGGCGGCCCGACGCTCGACGGCGTCACGCAGACCACGTACGACAGCTGGCGCGAGGCGAAGCGGCTCCCGGGCCGCTCCGTGCGCGCGATGACGCACGACGAGCGCGCCGCGATCTACGACGGCTACTGGCGCGCGTGCAGCGCCGACGTCGTCGACCGCCCGTGCCCGCACACCGCGCTCCGCCACTTCGACTGCGCGATCAAGAGCGGGCCGGGCCGCGCCGCGCAGCTCCTCCAGGCAACGCTCGGGTTCGAGGGCGCCCAGGTCGACGGCCGGATCGGCCCCGCCACGCCCCGCGCCGGCCGCCGGCGCGCCGCCGGGCGGCGACGACGCGCTCGTGCGCACCTACCTCGCCGGCCGCGCCGCGTTCTACCGCCGCCTCGTCGCCAAGCGCCCGACGAGCGCGGAGTTCTTGCCCGGCTGGTTGGCGCGCCTCCGCCACGTCGCCCGCCAGGTCGGCGTCCCCGTCGCGCCGGCCTTCGCCGGGCGCGCCTAACGTCCTCCCCCCGCCCCGCCATGCTCGGCGTTCTCGCCTCGGCCACACGCCACCCGCGCCCACAGCGCCCGCCTAACGCACGTCTACCGCACGTCTAACACCTGCGATCCGCACCGCCCCGGCCGGCTGGGACGAAGGACCCGACGTTTCCGGGAGGCGTGGCGCCGCGCGCGGCGGCACCGCGACCTCCGCTCGACAGCCTCGTCCGCCCAGCCGCGGGTCCGCCGGAGCTCCCATACACGCGTCTCGATGCGACACGCCGCGGGCACCCGCGGCGCGGGCCGACCTCCCAGACACAAGACTCGGGTGACACGGACCGCGCCAGCGGCGGCGCTGATTGACAACCGACTCGCCAGGACCGTGCGCGGCGCGCGGGCCCGAGCCGCCGCCTGCCAGCCGGCGTAGCCGGGCGACGTCGCCGACCGGCGTGGAGGCCCCGATGTCCTGGTGAGGGGCTCCCCGCGACCTCCGCTCGTAGACGTGGCCCCGCACGTGCGGTGCGTGCCTGACCTGCCGGGCGTGCGGAGACCCCGATGTGTTTGGGAGGCGCGGGACGGCCCGCCTGGGGCCGCGCGACCTCGGCTCGAAGACGTGGCCCCGCGCCCGCGGGCGGTCAGGGCGCGCCGTGCCGCAGGACGACCGCGTAGCTCAGCAGCGCGCCGTTCGGCGCCGCCGCCCCGGGCAGCGTGGTCGCGGTCCCGACCAGCGACTCGCCCCGCCGGTACAGCTCGACGTACACGTCGTACGGTCCCGGGCCGGCGTCGTCCGCGACGTACAGGTCGCCGGACAGGCGCCCGCCGAGGTGCGCGCTCCGGGGACCCGCCCCGGTCGTGTCGGCCGGGCCGAGCTCCACCTCACGAAGCGTCGCGTCCGGGGCGGTCCCGAGCCGGCCGCGGGCGACGCCGGACGGGGCGCGGGCGACGCCGGACGGGGAGACCGTGAGCGTGATCGGCACCGCCCCGTGCGGCGTCCGGACCGCCCCAATCCAGACGCCGACGAGCGCGGCCGGGGGCGCAGAGGCGACTGGCGCGCCCGAGACCTGCGTCGTGCTCGGTGTCGCCGCCGCGGTGCTGTCGCGCACCCGGCGCGTGCGGAAGCCAGGCAGCAGCGCGTCGAGCACGGCCTCGATCACGCGATCCGGCACCAGGGTGCCGGCATTCGCGACGACCGCGACGGCGAGTCCCGCGTCGGGGACGAGCCGCAGCCGCGCCGAGGCCGCGTCCGTGCCGCCCTGCGCGAGGATGGAGCGGACGCCGTGGTAGTCCGGCTCGACCCACCAGCCGCAGCCGTACCGGCCCGCGCCGCCGGTCGGCGTGACGGCGCACGCCACCGCCGCCCGCGTCGCGGCCCCGGCGTCAGGCCCGCGGGACGGCCGGGCCGTGCCGAGGGCGACCAGGCCGAAGCGGGCGAGGTCGCGGGCGCTCGCGTAGCCGTCGGACGCGCCGGGCGTGAACGACCCCGGGTCGCCGCGGGGGTGCGTGCCGCGCCGGGTCGGGAGTGCTGCGGCGCGTTGCGCACTTGTGCGCACCGCGTCGAGGCCGAGCGAGGCGTCGTCCAGGCCTAACGGGCCGAACACGTCGTCTCGGAGCAGGGCGGCGAGGGGGCGCCCCGCGGCATGGGCCGCGACGGCGCCCAGCACGCCGTAGCCCAGGTTCGTGTAGTCGAAGTGGTCGCCGGCCGGCCACATCAGCACGCCGTAGCGGCGGATCGTGGTGTCCATCTGGGCGGGGCCGCACCCGGCGCGGTCGGCCGGGCAGGTCCGGGCGAACGTCGTCAGCCCGCCCGTGTGGGTGAGCAGCCGGCGCACGGTAGCGCCCGCGGGGTCCCACGGGCCGGCGCTCGCGAGCCGGGCGCCCGGGGCGAGGTACGCGTTGGCGGGGCGGTCCAGGGCCAGTCGGCCGCGCCCGGCGAGCCCCAGGATCGCGGTCGCGGTGAACGCCTTCGTCACCGACGCGACCGGGAACGGCGTGCGCGCGGTGGCCGGCACACGGCCCGCTGCGTCGACCGCCCCGAACCCCTCGGCCCACACGACGCGCCCCCCGCGCGCCACGGCCACCGCGAGCGCCGGCACGGAGTCGGCCGCCATCGCCCGGCGTGTGAGATCGCGCACAGCCGCGAAGTCCGGCCGGGGGGCGGCGGACGCCGGCTGTGCGGCGGTGAGGCACGGTCGCGCGGACAGGGCCGCCACGCCCAACAGCACGCGGGCAGGTCGCATGGGACGTCGGGTGCGCACGGGTAGGGGGAACGCACCCGGCACGAGCCGCGCTGCGGCCGGGGCGCAGGTGTCGCGGGTGATCCGACAGCCCGGCCCGACCGAAAGTTTCAGCCGGCCGTCGCGGTCGCGGAGCTACGGCCGGCGTCGGCGCCCGCGAAGGATACGACGTCATACGGCGGAGCCGCGCGCGTACCCTCTAGACAAGAACGCGTCGGCGAGGACGAGGCAGCGGCGCCCCGCCTTCCACGCGCCGCGGAACGAGGGCTTCTCGGCCAGGGTCTCCGCGCGGGCGTTCGCGAGACTGTTGCCGATCTTCCGGTCCTTCGCCCATGGCGGGATCAGCCCCCAGCGGAGCACGTCGACGCGGCGCTCGGCCGTGCCGTCGCGCGTCCGGGTGCGCACCGCGACCACGGGCTGCGTCGGCGCGATGTTGTAGCGCGGGACGTCGAGGACCGTCGCCGCGGCGTCGCTCACCACCGCGGCCCGCGCGGCGCCGATCAGGTCGATCGTGGCCTGCTCGCGCGCGCTCGTGAAGCCGAACCGGCCGCACATAGCGTTAGGCCTCGCGGCGGTGCGGGCCGGAGCGGGGCGGGGCCGGGGCGTCCGTCACGGCGTCGGGAGACGGTCCATCGCGTTGACCAGCTTCGGCGCCCACTCGGCGGCGAGATGGCCGAGCGCCGCCGCGCTCTTGGCGACCCCCGCGAGCGCCGCGAGGCCCCCGGTGATCGCCGCCCACCGCGGCTTCGGCGATGCCGCCTGCGCTTGCACGGTCGCGATCTCGGCCTCGGCGTGCGCCCGTACGTCGGCCGGGGGCGAGCTCGCGCGCACCGCGCCCGCGAATGCTCCGATGAGTTCCGGCAGTCCGGTGAGGTCCCCCGACGCTACGTGCATCGACTGCGAGCCGCCCGGACTCCCCGCTTGGATCTGAGAGTTGTTCATCGTTTCCACGTTGATCGTCATGTGCACCACATGTGGCGGGAAGTGATCCGTGGCGCGCTCGGGGGCGGAACGCGCTTCCTCCACCTCGTTCCTGCCGCGCTGCGAGATGGTCACGATGGACTGGTTACCGTCGAGCTCGAGCACGTCGACCAGACCGTTGCCGGCCAAGAAACGAACGTGCGCGACCGTCAGCTCGGTGCCGAAGCCGAGACGCGCACCGAGAGTTGTCATCTCGGCTGGGCGTCCGCCGCTGGCCTCGTCGTCGTCGTAAAGCGCGCTCAGCAACGCGAAGCGATCCAGGCGCTTCTGGTCAGTCGGATTCATGGAGAGGGTCGGATCGGGTTTCTCGCGCAGCAGCTCCCGTGCGCCCAGCTGCCGCGTGCGCGCCTCGACGGCGCACGGCGAACACACCAGGCTCGGCCCACTGGTCGACGCTGCCTAACACGTGGCCGTAGATCCGCACGTGGACGAGCCGGGCGACGTCGACGCGGCAGCACGGGCAGCGGCGCGGGGGAAGGGCGGCGCGGATCACGTCAGCCGTCGGTCACCGTGGGCACTCCCTCGATCGCATTGATGATCACGACGGCCACGCCCGGTTCCGGCCACGCGTCGTTGAGGGGCGCGCTGGCCGACCGGATCGACGCTAGTTCATCGGGCGTGAGCCCGAGCGGGACGCCACCCGGGCCGCCGACCGACGTCACGCGCACGTCGTCGCTCGCACGCGCGAGCTGACGGCACGCGTCCAGACACGCGGCAGCGCGGTCGGAGGCGTCGACTTCGAGGCGGCCGTGCTGGCCGGCGTAACCGGTCATCCCGCCGGGGGTGCCGGCTCCGGTGGTCTCGAGATACCAGACGACGAAGTGGCGGATGCGGACCTCTGTCTCGGGGGGTGAAAGGTCATGCGTGCAACGGCGCTCGACAGCCTGGGCGATCGCGTAGGTCGCGGAGTGCGTCGGCCACCGTACCACCGCGCGCTTCGCCCCCGCCCCCGTCCCGCTCAGCAGGACAGCGCACCGCGCGCCAACCACCACCTCGCACCCAGCGCACGTCACGCGGAGGCGCGGGCGACGTCGGTGCGGCAGGACGGGCACCGGCGCAGGGGTTGAGGCATCGGCGCCGGCCTCAATGTGGGGTGACGACCCGCCCGCGCGCGGCCGGGAGGTCGGGTTGGGGCAGCGCGCGCTCGGCGGCCGCGCGCGTCAGGAAGCGCTGGCCCTCGCCGATCCGCTCCACCTCGACCGCGACGGCCTCCACGGCCCGCTGCAGGTGCTCGAGGCGCGCCTCGAGCACGTCGGCGCGCGGGGGCGCGAGCGCGGCCATGTGCTCGCGGTGTCGGAACCAGCGGAACGCGAGGACGACGACGGCGGGGATGCCGAAGACGAACGGGACGACGAACACCTCGGGAGGCATGGCGGTCGGGATGCGGGGCAGGATCGCGGCCGGGACGGCGCGCCGTGCCCAGTCTACGAGCGACGCACGACCGCCGCACCGGGTCGTGCGTCCTCACCCCACTGGCGGGTCCGGCCGCGCGTCGTACGCCCGAACGAGGCGCTTGGGCGCGACCTGCCGCCACGCCTCCCCGAGCAGGGCGCCGAGTTGCGCACGGTCCGCCGCCGCGAGTCGGACGAGCACCGCCGGGTACCCGCGGTAGTGGTCCGTCACGAAGTACACGGCCGGCGCCGTCGCGAGCAGGTGGTCGCGCACCACGAACGGCACCTTCAGCACCAGCGTCGTCCCGTCCTCCCACAGCCGCGCCATCGACTTGCCCGCCACCCGGAGCGCCGGCGTGCCGTAGCTGGTCCCCATCTCCACCCCCGGCAGCGCGCCAGCGAGCGCGCAGATGTCGTCGAACGTGAGCGGGGCGGGCGGGCGGGCGAAGTCGGGCACGGCGAGCGCTGGGAAGGGGTGAGGTGCGGCCGTGCCTCACAATACGTCGGGGGACGCGCCGCCACCGGCGGCCGCGCACGCCGACGCGCGCGAGCGCGGGGACCGGGCGGGGTGGAAACTCGCCGCCGTCGCGCCCCGTACGTCGCGCGCACGGTTCTACCGGTCTCTCTCCTGCCCGGAGCGCGTGATGACGCGGATGACGCGACGGACGTCCGTCTGGCTCGTGCCGGCCCTGATCTTCCTGGGCGTCAACGTGTTTGGCGCGGTGAGCGCCGGGATGGACGGCGAGCTGCCCCATGCCGGCCTGCATCTCGTGGTCGCGTTGCTCGCGGTCTACCTCGTCTGGCGCCTCGCCCGGCCGCACACCCCGCCCCGCTTCGGGCTGTCCCGGGCACGCGAGGACCCCGGGGCGGGAGCCGCGTTCGCCGACCGACTGGTCGGGATCGAGCAGGCCGTCGACGCGGTCGCACTGGAGGTGGAGCGGATCGGCGAGGGCCAGCGCTTCCTCACGCGCGTCGCCGCGGAGCGCGCGCTGCCGCAGCCCGACCTCCCAGCCGCGCGCGGGCGGGTCGTCACCCCACACTGACACCGGCGGCGATCACCCGCACCGCGCACCGCCGCCGCAGCTGCCACGCCCCTCGCCCGCGGCGCCCCTCGCGCACCCGCAGCCCGCACGTGAGCGTGCGGCGTTGGGCGGCTACCACGTGTCGACTCTCAATCCGGGACGGTATGACCCGTGAGATGGCGGAGGACGGACAGACGACGAGCGCAGGGCCGGTCGTCCAAATCGGCGACTTCGGCGTGCGCTACCTCGCCGGGCCGGAGGCGACCGGCGGCGCGTACGTGCTCCTCGAGCACACGCTCGCCGCCGGGGCGCTCGGGGCGCCCCCGCACCGGCACGCGCACGAGGACGAGCTCTCCCTACGTGAGGGTACGCTCACGGTCTGGCGCGCGGGCATCGTGGCCGCCGCGGGCCCCGGGAGCGTCGTACGCAAGCCCCGGGGCGAGTGGCACACCTTCTGGAACGCCGGGCCGGCGCCCGTACGGTTCCTCGAACTGATCTCGCCGCCCGAGTTCGCGCCGTACTTCCGGGAGCTCGCCGCGCTCGTGCCGCCGGCCGGCCCGCCCGACCTGGCGGCGATCATCGCCCTTGCGGCGCGCTACGGGCTCGAGTTCGACTTCGCCGCCATGGGGCCGCTACTCGCCGAGCATCATCTCCGACTCGGGTAGGCCGCCCCGCGCGGCGAGGGCACGCGCACGGCGAGGCGGCGACACGGACGCGACGTCCGCGCTGCAATTGACCGCGGGGACCCGCGCCCCCACATTGGCGCCCGCGCGGTCCGCGTGGGCCGAGCGTACACCTCGACCCCCGCTCGATGCGCCGCCTCGCCCTTGCCGCCGCGCTGCTGCTCGCCCCGACGCTCGCGCCGGCGCAGGGCGGCGGGTACCACTTCGCCAACGGGACGCTGTACGCGGACGGCCCGTTCTCGGCCGACGGGTGCGGGCGCTACGTCTGTCTCGGCCTCACGGCCGGCGCGGGTGGCGACGGGATCGCCGTGGCGGTGACGCGCGCGACGACGACCGCGGCGTACGCCGCCCTCGGCGCGCGCGCCTACACGTTCGTCCTCGCCGACGCCGTGTGGTGGTCCGCCTGCGAGTCCGGCCGCCCGGACGCCGCGTGTAGTACCGGCGGGGGCGACTACGCGTTGCAGGGCTTCTCGTCGGGCCCGTACCTCACGCAGACGTTCGGCGTCGACCCGGTCGACTACGGGACGTACAACACGTACGCGCTGTGGGTGCGCGCGCCGGTCGCCTTCCAGGCGCTCGACGCCGCGGGCCGCGTCATCGCGACGGACGCCTTCGCCCCGTCGCTCGTCGTCACCCCCGAGCCGTCCGCCCTCGCCCTCACCCTCGGCGGGCTCGCGGTGCTCGGAGCGGCGGGAGCGCGGCGGAGGCGGGATGCCTAACGATCGGCGTCCGGGTGAATTCCTACGCGCGGCCGTCGGTGCGGGCCCGCATTCGGTGGTCGCGTGCCCTCAGCGCGCCCGAACGTCACGTCCGGATCGGAGCGCAACGTCACGGCTGTCCGACGTGCGGTGGCTCCGCTGATCTCGCGGGTTTCGTGATGGACGAGTCCGGTGACGTCCACTGGCTGCAGGGTGCCTACACGGCGCTCCGCGATGCGCAGCTCGGCCGCGAGCAGGTCGAGGCGCTCCGCGAGCAGCTCCGCGACGCGCGTCGGCGGCACGCCCCGGCTCGCGACGTCGTGGCGGACGTCGCAGCGATCACTCCCGGCTTCGCGTCGTTCCTCCGGCACCACATCACCCCCGACAACCAGGGCGCGACGTGGTCGACGGTGGGGGCCGTGTTGACGATCCTCGCCTTCTGGCTGCAGCACTGGGTGGATCCGCCGGCGATGCTGCCCGATCAGGTAATCGTCAACATCACCGTCGAGCGGGTCAACGACAGCAACCGGGTCCGCAGCCTTGATCACATCCGTCGCCCGCCGGACGCGCGTCGCGCCGGTACCGACCCGCGCACCGCGCAGAAGCTCGAGCGAGCAGAGGCGAAGCGCGCTCGGAAAGCAAACCGCCGCCGCGGCGGGTGACGCACGGCCTGCCGACGCCCTCTTGCATGCCACTCCGCCACGGCGGCGCAGGGGACATCGAACGCATCCGCAACGACCGCCGCATTCCGTCCGGCGTGCGCGCCCGAGGAGATCGCCTGATTGCGAGCCCGACGGCGACGCCCGGGGCGGAGTCCGGCGGTGTCGCTCCACGACGTCGCGCGCGACGCGGCGCCGATCCGCGAGTGGGCGCACCGGGTATTGTGGCGGCTGCGGTCGGGTGCGTACTGTGCGCGGCGCCCACGACCTCGACCGACTCGCTCATGCCCGCCACGACCTGGCGCCCCGTCCCAGGCCTCCCCGGCGCGTGGCAGAACGTGTTCGCCGGCGTCGCCTACCGGATCGTGCCGGAGGCGGCCTCCGCCCAGGGGCGGGCCGTGTGGGCGGTCTACGCGGACGGCACGTACACCGAGCCCGCCGCCAGTCTGAAGGCCGCGAAGGCCGTGGTCTCCCGCCTCGCGCGCGAGCAGCGCGCGCGTCGCACCCACCTCCCATGACACCCGCCCGCGCGATCGCCCGCGCGTGCGCCACGCACTTCCGCGATCT
The Gemmatimonadetes bacterium T265 genome window above contains:
- a CDS encoding transposase, whose amino-acid sequence is MYAFTDAHRTEHGVEPICAVLQIAPSGYYRHRARAADPARRSARTRRDEALRAEIRRVWRDHHEVYGVRKVWQQLRREGERVARCTVARLMRAEGLRGIVRGGRVRTTRPVEDPAAAPQDLVQRQFTAERPNQLWLADFTYASGVPVATWRGFVYVAFVLDAFSRRIVGWRARTTMRTDRVLDALAQALHDRETDGRLVVHSDRGSQYVSMRYTERLAAAGAAPSVGSVGDAYDNALAESVIGLFKAEVIHRRGPWRGFDDVEYATLEWVAWFNRRRLLEPLGYLPPAEYEEQFYRDQAAQPALVARN